The following coding sequences lie in one Nakaseomyces glabratus chromosome K, complete sequence genomic window:
- the MUB1 gene encoding MYND-type zinc finger protein MUB1 (CAGL0K03333g~Ortholog(s) have role in establishment or maintenance of cell polarity, protein ubiquitination involved in ubiquitin-dependent protein catabolic process, sexual sporulation resulting in formation of a cellular spore) — translation MRDSNHRSISNNKPVITITSTVYDRRALDIESTVPLINSLNHLTYLTSNSAKIRETIANDGALDRLVSILHNCHLSLHEILDKDLEFFKTHERAKSIYKRKRLALCAWKWTLAFQCLVLTGTRGTEQIRKKVVLAGVIPVLATVLDNYMLFHKHYDFIRDETLDFEIDEILTFDSYKLLRKNSEETYEEYISYLIGRDKLKPTDFKRFSVEELTTPIMTCATDFRDVWQRYNDSPLPTPSDKSNAKLEENCFYENDEEKFLVSTPRSFFIGKIIPKQDDVIWSLQLLAFISKYTYMKQKLQNVELIDSLSFRSMIERYKKRKMTTFSNNLSPLSISKNLSEKDENIVGDIKDESDITNLQMKINNPIIKEIMECGKRCLKIEKKRKECKPKCRTCILNMKSPPYIKNLQLNKYFDRLWNYQKVSKRLTDETWNSFISKQLINAFPLVEKYTITDKNTHDIIYWSSVIMRNSCRKNEVTGVRQCANFSCGKWERYPREFAKCRRCKRTKYCSRECQLEAWKHHRYWCHEVTSSNKSSSMNTETNTPGGTGNDSSTMMARTEGGTILQTNTAGLMLQQHTPDLTHTEEMAGQFSNDNEDINGME, via the coding sequence ATGAGAGATTCGAATCATCGCTCTATATCTAACAACAAACCCGTTATCACGATAACGTCGACAGTATATGACAGGCGTGCTTTAGACATAGAATCTACAGTGCCACTTATAAACTCATTGAACCATTTGACCTATCTGACATCAAATTCGGCGAAAATACGTGAAACTATTGCAAACGATGGTGCATTGGATAGATTGGTATCTATATTACACAACTGCCATTTATCATTACACGAGATTTTGGACAAAGATTTAGAATTCTTTAAGACTCATGAGAGGGCTAAGAGCATTTATAAGAGGAAACGACTAGCTCTTTGTGCCTGGAAATGGACATTAGCTTTCCAATGCCTAGTTTTAACTGGTACTCGAGGTACTGAACAGATACGAAAAAAAGTTGTTCTTGCCGGGGTTATTCCTGTGCTGGCCACAGTTTTAGATAATTACATGCTCTTTCATAAGCATTACGACTTTATTAGAGACGAGACTTTAGATTTTGAGATAGATGAGATATTAACATTTGACTCTTACAAATTACTTCGAAAGAACTCTGAAGAAACTTATGAAGAGTACATTTCTTACTTAATAGGCAGAGACAAACTAAAGCCAACAGACTTTAAAAGATTCAGTGTCGAAGAATTAACTACACCAATTATGACTTGTGCTACTGACTTTCGCGATGTGTGGCAGAGATATAATGACTCACCTTTACCAACACCTTCAGACAAGTCAAATGCTAAACTAGAAGAAAACTGTTTCTATGAGAACGACGAAGAGAAATTTCTAGTTTCAACTCCAAGGAGTTTTTTCATCGGTAAAATTATTCCTAAACAAGATGACGTTATATGGTCTCTGCAGTTATTAGCgtttatttcaaaatatacttacatgaaacaaaaacttcaaaatgTTGAATTAATAGACTCACTCTCATTTAGAAGTATGATAGAGAGGTataaaaagagaaagatgACAACGTTTAGTAATAATCTGAGTCCACTTTCGATATCTAAAAATCTGTCAGAGAAGGATGAAAATATAGTGGGTGACATTAAAGATGAGAGTGATATTACCAATTTACAAATGAAGATTAATAATCCaataatcaaagaaataatggAATGTGGCAAGAGATGtttaaaaattgaaaaaaaaaggaaagaatGTAAACCAAAGTGTCGCACATGcattttgaatatgaagTCTCCCCCTTATATTAAAAATCTtcaattgaataaatattttgatcGATTATGGAATTATCAGAAAGTTTCAAAACGACTAACTGATGAAACTTGGAATTCTTTCATTTCTAAGCAACTGATTAATGCATTCCCTTTGGTTGAAAAATATACCATTACTGATAAAAATACACATGATATTATCTACTGGAGTTCAGTAATAATGAGAAATTCGTGCAGGAAAAATGAGGTAACGGGAGTACGCCAGTGTGCTAATTTCAGTTGTGGTAAGTGGGAGCGATACCCTCGAGAATTCGCTAAATGTCGAAGATGTAAAAGAACTAAATATTGCTCTCGAGAGTGTCAGCTTGAAGCTTGGAAGCATCATAGGTACTGGTGCCATGAGGTTACATCTTCCAATAAGTCTAGCTCCATGAATACAGAAACTAACACACCTGGTGGAACTGGGAATGACTCTTCTACTATGATGGCAAGAACTGAAGGAGGAACTATTTTACAAACCAACACAGCTGGTTTGATGCTACAACAGCATACACCCGATTTGACACATACTGAAGAAATGGCTGGCcaattttcaaatgataatgaagatattAACGGCATGGAATGA